The following are from one region of the Gammaproteobacteria bacterium genome:
- the epsF gene encoding chain length determinant protein EpsF encodes MDFSRFFLIILARRKLILSTLIITISTTLIVSLLLPKSYKSTATLVLTYKGADPVTGMILPAQLNSGYMATQLDVIKSTKTALMVVDQLRLDQNEIVKKQFEDSNSSLGLREWLAALLLKNLDIETSRDSSVIGVSYKGADPEFTSIIANAFANAYQEISIRLTVEPSQKAAAYFTDQLNVLRERLETAQRKLTEYQHEAGIIDADVRLDIETKRLNDLSSQLVLAQAELMGTVSEQGIDSRGGETNSIARNAMISNLKLSLSQAESRFSEVSQKLGPNHPSYAGAKAEVDKLRAELNKHIKTTAHTAAGQEREIRAALEEQKAKVLSLNRARNELHLLFKEVEGAQQAYNNAMQRLNQTTLEGQANLSSVSLLDAAKIPEKPDSPKLLLNIALSVILGTLIGLGVGLIAEMIDRRVRSPEDLVDVLQVPVLGVISKGIEKQKRLQLSWPRLIR; translated from the coding sequence ATGGATTTTTCTCGTTTTTTTCTAATTATTTTAGCTCGTCGTAAGCTTATCTTATCTACATTAATTATTACAATATCAACAACTCTGATAGTCAGTCTTCTTCTTCCAAAAAGCTACAAGTCTACCGCAACGCTCGTTCTTACTTATAAAGGAGCCGATCCTGTTACAGGCATGATTTTACCGGCGCAACTAAACTCAGGATATATGGCGACCCAATTAGATGTCATTAAAAGTACTAAGACTGCGCTAATGGTGGTGGATCAACTCAGGCTTGATCAGAATGAGATAGTAAAAAAGCAGTTTGAGGACAGTAATAGCAGTTTAGGACTACGAGAGTGGTTGGCTGCTTTGCTTCTTAAGAATTTGGATATTGAAACTTCTCGAGATAGCAGTGTGATCGGCGTTAGCTATAAGGGCGCAGATCCTGAATTTACTTCAATTATTGCTAATGCTTTTGCGAATGCTTATCAAGAGATAAGTATTCGTCTCACTGTTGAACCATCACAGAAAGCAGCGGCTTATTTTACTGATCAACTTAATGTGTTACGTGAAAGACTTGAAACAGCGCAGAGAAAACTAACAGAATATCAGCACGAAGCAGGAATCATTGATGCAGATGTTCGTCTTGATATTGAAACAAAGCGTTTAAACGACCTCTCCAGTCAACTAGTATTGGCTCAAGCGGAGTTAATGGGGACAGTCTCAGAGCAGGGGATTGATAGTCGTGGCGGTGAAACTAATAGTATTGCTCGAAATGCGATGATTAGTAATCTCAAGTTAAGTTTGTCACAAGCCGAATCCAGATTTTCTGAAGTTTCCCAGAAATTGGGACCTAATCATCCAAGTTATGCCGGAGCAAAGGCGGAAGTGGATAAATTAAGAGCGGAACTTAATAAGCATATAAAAACTACTGCGCATACTGCTGCTGGCCAGGAAAGAGAGATACGCGCAGCACTTGAAGAACAGAAAGCAAAGGTATTATCGCTCAATCGAGCTAGAAATGAGCTACACCTCCTTTTTAAAGAAGTGGAGGGTGCTCAGCAAGCGTATAACAATGCGATGCAACGTCTAAATCAAACAACACTTGAAGGACAAGCTAACTTATCGAGTGTTTCTTTGCTTGATGCTGCAAAAATTCCGGAAAAACCTGATAGCCCAAAATTGCTGCTTAACATAGCCTTATCGGTAATTTTGGGTACTCTTATCGGATTGGGGGTTGGTTTGATAGCTGAAATGATTGATCGGCGTGTGCGTTCCCCTGAAGATCTAGTAGATGTGCTTCAAGTACCTGTGCTAGGTGTTATAAGCAAAGGAATAGAAAAACAGAAACGCTTGCAATTGAGCTGGCCACGTTTGATACGATGA
- the xrtB gene encoding exosortase B, with protein sequence MFSFIYLPNGFKSIISDWWPILLGLLILYIPTFHDLANGLWSKEEQAHGPIILLLSLWLIYRKWPEMIRRSKGRSASGFGWVIFFIALILYVLGRSQQILVFEMGSFIWILAAIFLVKRGSTALKVMWFPLFFLLFMIPLPGQVVSLLTMPMKMAVSFVAEHILFWANYPIARNGVILQIGQYQLLVADACAGLQTLLTLEALGLFYLNLVHHTSILRNITLAIFIVPISFTANVIRVIVLTLITYHYGDAAGQGFLHGFAGMVLFISALILILGVDAVLQYFVKTQPLGESHSAISNS encoded by the coding sequence ATGTTCTCTTTTATATATCTACCTAATGGTTTTAAGTCGATTATTTCGGATTGGTGGCCAATATTACTTGGATTATTGATTTTATATATACCTACTTTCCATGATTTAGCCAATGGGTTATGGTCTAAAGAAGAGCAAGCGCACGGGCCAATTATTTTGTTACTTTCACTTTGGCTTATTTATCGTAAGTGGCCTGAGATGATAAGAAGAAGTAAAGGGAGATCTGCTTCTGGTTTTGGATGGGTAATTTTTTTTATAGCTCTGATATTGTATGTGCTTGGGCGCTCACAACAGATATTAGTTTTCGAAATGGGTTCCTTTATATGGATTCTAGCAGCGATTTTCCTCGTTAAACGAGGTTCTACTGCTTTGAAGGTTATGTGGTTCCCGTTATTCTTTTTATTATTTATGATTCCATTACCAGGGCAAGTAGTTAGCCTACTTACTATGCCCATGAAAATGGCGGTTTCGTTTGTTGCTGAGCATATTTTGTTTTGGGCAAATTATCCAATAGCAAGAAATGGTGTCATTTTACAGATCGGGCAATATCAACTTCTTGTAGCCGATGCTTGTGCTGGGCTTCAAACATTGTTGACATTGGAAGCACTCGGGTTGTTTTATTTGAATCTTGTGCACCATACTTCAATTTTACGAAATATAACATTAGCTATTTTCATTGTACCGATTTCTTTTACTGCCAATGTTATTCGCGTTATCGTACTCACGTTGATTACTTATCATTATGGAGATGCGGCAGGGCAAGGATTTCTGCATGGATTCGCTGGAATGGTTTTGTTCATTAGTGCATTAATACTAATACTTGGTGTTGATGCAGTATTGCAGTATTTTGTTAAAACACAACCTCTTGGAGAATCGCATTCCGCTATAAGTAACAGTTAG
- the epsD gene encoding peptidyl-prolyl cis-trans isomerase, EpsD family — protein MVLAKTRVALIGLVIGSVLVLAACDSNEPKEKKSGQALVSVNGKEVTTLQLNDEIKRANIRPDQYEAASKQLLESLIVRQLIIDEAIRNKLDRTPDVMQARDRANAQVIAQAYMQGIASKVAKPSQAEINEYFQKHPEFFSQRKQFDLITVRIATKDLNEELKKTIDAAKSLGQVVSWLDKNKVQYFRSLASRSSTDLPPQMAKMLQEKNKDTIFIVNEQENSLLISVDAIKDSPVTLATAVPQIERFLLNQKYKEATDAEVARLRAAAKIEYLNAAAPVSSNVEKSAVPQAVPATSPNATNNNLNLTEPASESSIERGIMGLK, from the coding sequence ATGGTATTGGCAAAAACGCGAGTGGCATTGATAGGATTGGTGATTGGTTCTGTTTTGGTTCTAGCAGCTTGTGACAGCAATGAGCCAAAAGAAAAAAAATCTGGACAAGCACTAGTTAGTGTTAATGGTAAGGAAGTTACCACACTTCAATTAAATGATGAAATAAAGCGTGCCAATATTCGTCCTGATCAGTACGAAGCAGCAAGTAAACAATTACTGGAGTCATTAATTGTTCGTCAATTGATAATTGATGAAGCTATACGTAACAAGTTGGATCGTACTCCTGATGTCATGCAAGCACGCGATCGTGCCAACGCGCAGGTGATCGCGCAAGCTTATATGCAAGGTATTGCGAGTAAAGTTGCTAAGCCGTCTCAAGCAGAAATTAATGAATATTTCCAGAAACATCCTGAATTTTTTTCTCAGCGTAAACAATTTGATTTGATAACAGTTCGTATCGCAACTAAAGATCTCAACGAAGAGCTAAAGAAAACTATAGATGCTGCCAAGTCTTTAGGCCAAGTTGTGTCTTGGCTTGATAAAAATAAAGTTCAGTATTTTAGGAGCCTAGCGTCGCGAAGCTCGACTGATCTGCCACCGCAGATGGCGAAGATGTTGCAGGAAAAAAACAAAGACACTATTTTTATCGTCAACGAACAAGAAAATAGCTTACTAATTTCAGTCGATGCGATTAAAGATAGTCCAGTGACACTAGCAACCGCAGTACCTCAAATTGAACGATTCCTGCTAAACCAAAAATATAAGGAAGCAACCGACGCAGAAGTTGCGCGTTTACGAGCAGCTGCAAAAATAGAATATCTTAATGCTGCAGCACCGGTATCCAGTAATGTGGAGAAATCAGCTGTTCCACAGGCTGTGCCAGCGACTTCTCCTAATGCAACAAATAATAATTTGAATCTAACTGAACCAGCCTCTGAGAGCTCAATTGAGCGTGGTATTATGGGTCTAAAGTGA
- the epsE gene encoding polysaccharide export protein EpsE, translating to MINVMKKTKVLAIMIILLGVACIENTIAGEARESALGPGDTLRIFVYGHPDMTTETKVSETGKITFPLLGEIAVNGLTPSEAERKIANLLETRDILRKPQVIVVAAALQSQMVSVLGNVRNQGRYPIEGKRSLTEIIAMAGGIIPEGGELVTLIRSDGNKFVKEVIDVLEMVRTGDLSRDIDIRSDDLIYIERAHRFYIYGEVQRAGVYRLERNMTVMQALSVGGGLTLRGTERGLRIQRRDTEGNLKEISAKSSDLVQPDDVIYIKESLF from the coding sequence ATGATAAATGTTATGAAAAAAACAAAGGTCTTGGCAATAATGATCATATTGCTGGGAGTTGCTTGTATTGAAAATACGATTGCAGGAGAAGCTAGGGAAAGTGCATTAGGACCAGGCGATACATTAAGAATTTTTGTTTATGGTCATCCTGATATGACTACTGAAACCAAAGTGAGTGAAACAGGAAAAATAACGTTTCCGCTACTAGGAGAAATTGCAGTCAATGGATTAACACCATCAGAAGCCGAAAGAAAGATAGCCAATCTTCTGGAAACGCGGGATATTTTGCGTAAACCGCAAGTGATAGTGGTTGCCGCTGCATTGCAAAGCCAGATGGTGTCCGTGCTTGGTAATGTTCGTAATCAGGGACGTTATCCAATTGAAGGGAAACGCAGTCTGACTGAAATCATCGCTATGGCAGGAGGAATAATTCCTGAAGGTGGAGAGCTTGTTACTTTGATTCGTTCAGACGGTAACAAGTTTGTTAAGGAAGTAATTGATGTACTTGAGATGGTTCGTACTGGTGATTTATCCCGAGACATAGATATACGAAGTGATGATTTAATCTACATTGAGCGTGCTCATCGATTTTATATATATGGTGAAGTTCAGCGTGCCGGAGTTTATAGGCTTGAACGAAACATGACGGTGATGCAAGCTCTATCAGTAGGTGGAGGACTAACTCTACGAGGAACTGAACGTGGTTTAAGGATCCAACGCCGGGATACAGAAGGTAACTTAAAAGAAATTAGTGCTAAATCTAGTGATTTAGTCCAACCGGATGATGTGATCTATATCAAAGAGAGTCTGTTCTGA
- the epsI gene encoding EpsI family protein: MKGSLIVSFILGILMVSSGALTMALTPTSKIADQQEKIDLEFMIPSKFGDWHVDKSIIPLQVDAETQAMLDKIYNQTLARTYINSLGERVMLSVAYGGDQSDNLAIHKPEVCYYAQGFEIMKNFADELLTQYGKLPIKRLIAVKGNRSEPITYWVTIGNKAVLPGIEEKLQQLRYGLTGSVPDGMLVRVSTIDTDKEKAYRLQTNFIQDMLSAIDTKGRTRLTGVFSEI; the protein is encoded by the coding sequence ATGAAAGGATCTCTGATTGTTAGTTTTATTCTTGGCATATTGATGGTGTCATCAGGTGCTTTGACAATGGCATTAACTCCAACAAGTAAGATTGCAGATCAACAAGAAAAAATTGATCTGGAATTCATGATTCCATCTAAGTTTGGAGATTGGCATGTTGATAAGTCAATAATACCATTACAAGTGGATGCTGAAACGCAAGCGATGCTTGATAAAATATATAATCAAACATTAGCAAGGACTTACATCAACTCACTGGGTGAGCGTGTTATGCTTTCTGTAGCTTATGGAGGTGATCAAAGTGACAATCTAGCAATACATAAGCCGGAAGTATGTTATTACGCACAAGGTTTTGAGATTATGAAAAATTTTGCTGATGAATTACTTACTCAATATGGGAAACTTCCGATTAAGCGTTTGATAGCGGTAAAAGGAAACCGCAGTGAGCCTATAACTTACTGGGTGACCATTGGTAACAAAGCGGTTTTGCCCGGTATTGAAGAAAAATTGCAACAATTGCGATATGGTTTAACAGGAAGTGTACCCGACGGTATGTTAGTTCGTGTATCTACGATTGATACTGACAAAGAGAAAGCCTACCGATTGCAGACTAATTTTATTCAGGATATGCTGTCAGCAATCGATACTAAAGGACGTACTCGATTGACGGGAGTTTTTAGTGAAATATAA
- the epsG gene encoding chain length determinant protein tyrosine kinase EpsG, with amino-acid sequence MSITSSSETKKLSDSSSINASSSHIRKFSIGHILLDMGKITPVEAERVLHLQKETGLRFGDAALKLGLITEADIQLVLAQQFDYPYLLPGQGNHSPELVVAYQPFGTQVEVFRAVRSQLMLRWFTSGHKALAIVSYNLGDGVSLFAANLAVVFSQLGERTLLIDANLRSPQQHEIFNLRNRLGLSDVLAGRASVSEVIAKIDSFIDLSVLPAGTLPPNPLELLNRNLFDELNDQLANQFDVILYDTLAVSSGADALAIAARTDGVLIVAHKNNTRLSEVDAINEQLKCSGSEVVGSVLIDF; translated from the coding sequence ATGAGCATTACAAGTTCCTCAGAAACTAAGAAGCTTAGCGATTCTAGTTCTATCAACGCAAGTTCTTCCCATATTCGCAAGTTTAGTATTGGGCATATTCTATTGGATATGGGAAAAATTACACCAGTTGAGGCTGAGCGTGTACTGCATTTACAAAAGGAGACTGGTTTACGTTTTGGTGATGCTGCGCTTAAATTAGGTTTAATTACTGAAGCTGATATACAGTTAGTTTTGGCGCAACAATTTGATTACCCCTACTTATTACCCGGTCAGGGAAATCATTCGCCCGAATTGGTTGTTGCTTATCAACCTTTTGGCACTCAAGTAGAAGTTTTTCGTGCAGTACGTAGTCAGCTAATGTTACGTTGGTTTACTTCGGGCCATAAAGCGCTTGCGATAGTCAGTTATAATTTGGGCGATGGTGTGAGTCTGTTTGCAGCAAATCTTGCTGTTGTATTTTCTCAACTCGGTGAGCGCACATTACTTATAGATGCTAACTTACGCAGCCCGCAGCAGCATGAAATATTTAATTTAAGAAATAGATTGGGACTATCAGATGTTCTTGCTGGTCGTGCAAGTGTCTCTGAGGTAATTGCAAAAATTGATTCATTCATAGATCTTTCAGTATTACCAGCAGGAACACTTCCGCCAAATCCTTTGGAGCTTCTCAATCGTAATCTATTTGACGAGTTAAACGATCAGCTTGCCAATCAATTTGATGTTATTCTCTACGATACATTGGCTGTTTCAAGTGGTGCCGATGCACTTGCTATTGCTGCGCGTACAGATGGCGTATTGATTGTCGCTCATAAAAATAATACTCGATTGAGTGAGGTCGATGCAATTAATGAGCAACTCAAGTGTAGCGGTAGTGAAGTAGTGGGTTCTGTATTAATTGATTTTTAA